The region CGCCTCGGCCCGGCCCACGGTGGGCAGCGCGTCGGGAGCCCGAGCCAGCTCCCGCACCAGGGACGGGCTGGTGCCGGCCAGGGTGCACACCCGGTGCGCGGTGACCGGCGACTCCCGGAAGGCGGCGGCCAGGGAGCGGGCGTCGGCCGCCGCCAGCTGGCGCAGGCCCAGCAACCCCCGGTCGGGGTCGGGCGATGTGGAGAGCCAGTCCAGCACCAGGGGCAGCATCTGGGCCATGAGGCGCGACGAGCGGGTCAGGCCGTGGGTCAGCTCGGTCACCGCCTGACGGGTCCGCTCGGCGTCGGCGAACCCGAAGGCGCGGAGGCGGGTGGCCGCCGCCTCGGGGGCCAGCGGGGCCCCCACGCCGGTGAACGCCTCCAGCAGGGGCCGGAACCACACCCGCTCGTGGATGGCCCGCACCGTCGCCCGGCAGGCTCCCAGCTCGCGGTCGAGCTCGTCGAGGGCCGACGTGCGGGGCCGGTCGGCCAGGCCCAGCACCCGGGCCACCCGGGCCCGCTCGGCCCGGCCGGTCGGCACCGTGTGGGTCCGGCGGTCCTCGTCGAGCTGGAGGGCGTGCTCGACCCGGCGCAGGAACCGGTACGACGCCGCCAGCCAGCGGGCGTCGTCGTCGGCCACGTAGCCGCCGGCGGCCAGCCCGGCCAGGGCCGGGAGCGTGCCCCGGACCCGCAGGGCCGGGTCGTGGGGGCCATGCACCAGCTGGAGGAGCTGGGCCGCGAACTCCACGTCGCGGATCCCGCCCGGCGAGCGCTTGATCTCCCCGGCCGCGCCCCGCCGGGCCAGGGCGGCCTGCTCGGCCCGGGCCTTGAGGGCCCGGACCTGGTGGAGGGCCTCGGCGTCGAAGGGCCGGTCCCACAGCACCTGGCCGGCGGCCGCCGCGAAGGCCTGCCCGAGGGTCGGGTCGCCAGCCAGGGGCTGGGCCTTGAGCAGGGCCTGGCGCTCCCACGGCTCGGCCCATCGCTCCCAGTGGGCCCGGTAGCCGGCCAGGGAGCGGACGAGGGGCCCGTCCCGCCCCTCGGGCCGGAGGTCGAGGTCGATGCGCAGGGCGGCCCCGGCGACGTCGAGGAACCGGCGGGCGGCCTCGGCCTCCGGCGGGCCACCGGTCGGCCCGACCAGCACCACGTCGACGTCCGAGGCGTAGTTGAGCTCGGTCCCGCCGGCCTTGCCCATCCCGATGACGGCCAGGCTGCCCGCCCCGGCCTGGTCGAGGGCGCCCTCCAGCACGGTGGCGGCCATGGCCGTGACCCCGGCCATGGTGGCCTCCACCGGGTCCCGGCCGGTGAGGTCCCGCGCCGCCAGGCGCAGGTGCTCGTGGTGGCGCCACCGGGCCAGCCCGCCGGGGTCGGAGGCGGCGAACGGGACCCGCCGGTCCAGGGCGGCCAGCACGTCCAGGGCGGCGGGGTCGGTGACCACCAGCCGTCCCAGCCACCTGCTGCCGGCGGCCACGGCCACCACCGCCTCGGCCAGGTCGTCGTCGGCCAGGAGCCGTTCGAGGTCGCCGGGTCGCGCCTCCCGGAGCCGGTCCGCCACCGTCCTGGCCCGCTCCGGGTCGGCCGACCGGGCCACCCGGTCCCGGAGCGAGGACGCACCCACCCCCGCATCCTGCCCCGGCGGCCCCGGTCGGGGGCGAGCTACCAGGTGACCTCGGTGCAGCCGGTGTGGCTGTCGGGCTCGACCTGGAAGGTGGTGTGGTCGATGGCGTAGCCGTCGTGGAGCAGGGCCCGGGCCCGGTCCAGCACCTGGTGGGGGTCGGCGTCGGGCGTGGTCATCAGGTGGGCCGAGGCGGCGTCCATCTCCGAGGTGAGGGTCCACACGTGGAGGTCGTGGACGTCGACCACGCCGGGCACGCCCCCGAGCTCCCGCTCCAGGGCGGCCACGTCGAAGCCCAACGGGGCCGACTGCAGCAGCACCCGCACGGCCCGGCGGCCGAGGCGGAACGTGCGGGGCAGGATCCACAACCCGATGGCGGCGCCGATCACCGGGTCGGCCCACGTCCACCCGAACACCTGGAGCAGCACCCCGGCCACGATCACGCCCACCGACCCCAGCGTGTCGGCCACCACCTCCACGTAGGCGGCCTCGACGTTGAGGCTCTCCCGGGCCCCCTCCCGCAGGAGGGCGAAGGCGACCAGGTTGACGGCCAGGCCGAGCACGGCGACCACCAGCATGGGCGCCCCCACCACCTCGGGCGGGTCGCCCAGGCGGCGGACGGCCTCGACCAGCACGTAGCCCGCCACCCCGAAGAGGAGCAGGGCGTTGACGAAGGCGGCCAGGATCTCCAGCCGGTAGAGGCCGAAGGTGTGGCGGCGCTGGGCGGCGTGGCGGCGCCGGCCCTCGTGGCGGGAGGCCAGGTGGATGGCGGCCAGGGCCAGGCCCAGGCCCACCACGTCGGCCAGCATGTGGCCGGCGTCGGAGAGGAGGGCGAGGGAGCCGGTGGCCACGCCGGCCACCACCTCGACCACGAAGAACGCGGCGACCAGGGCGAAGCTGGCCAGCAGGCGCCCGGCGTGGCGGGACCCGGCCCGGGTCGGGGCGGCCCCGTTCCCGTGGTCGTGGCTCACACCGGCACCCTCGTCACACATGCGAAGGTACGCATATGTCGGTCGAAAGGCAACCGCCCGGGCCGGCCGGAGCCGGTCGGTACGCTGGCCCGGTGGCCCGCCTGCGCATCGCTGCCTGCCAGATCGACACCCGCGTCGGCGACCTGGACGGCAACGTCGAGCGCATCCTGGCCGCCTACCGGGAGGCGGTCGAGGCCGGGGCCGATGTCGCCGCCTTCCCCGAGCTGGCCGTCACCGGCTACCCGCCCGAGGACCTCCTGCTGAAGCCCGGCTTCGTGGCCGCCAACGTGGAGGCCCTGCGGGCGGTGGCGGCCCAGACCACCGACTGCGTGGCCGTCGTCGGCTTCGTCGAGCACGCCCGCGACCTCCACAACGCCGCGGCCGTGTGCGCCGGCGGGGAGGTGCGGGGCACCTACCGCAAGTGCGAGCTGCCCAACTACGCCGTGTTCGACGAGCTGCGCTACTTCGCCCGGGGCCGCGAGCCCGAGGCCCTCTACGCCGTGCGGGGTGTGCCGGTCGGCGTGTCGGTGTGCGAGGACGCCTGGAACCCGGCCGGTCCCATCGCCGACCAGGCCGACAGCGGGGCCGAGATCGTCGTCAACATCAACGCCTCGCCCTACGCCGAGGGGAAGCTGGCTCGCCGGGAGCGCATGCTGGCCACCCGGGCCGCCGATGCCAGCACCGCTCTGCTCTACGTCAACCAGGTGGGCGGCCAGGACGAGCTGGTCTTCGACGGGGGGTCCATGGCCTTCGCCCCCGACGGCACCCTCCTGGCCCGCTCGCCCCAGTTCGTCGAGGACGTGATGGTGGTCGACGTGGAGATCGGCTCGGTCTACCGCAAGCGCCTGCTCGACCCCCGGGGCCGGCCGGTCGACGACCAGCTCCCGGTGGTGGACGTCGCCCCCGTGCCGGTGGTGGCGGGCGAGCCCGAGCCCCACCCGCCGGTGGCGGCCCCGACCGTGGCCGCCCCCCTCCACCCCGACGACGAGGTGTGGGAGGCGCTGGTGGCGGGCACCCGGGCCTACGTGGAGAAGAACGGCTTCACCGACGTGGTGATCGGGCTGTCGGGCGGGATCGACTCGTCCATCGTGGCCGTGATCGCCGCCGACGCCCTGGGCCCCGAGCGGGTCCACACCGTGGCCATGCCGTCCCGCTACTCCAGCGACCACTCGGTCTCCGACGCCGAGAAGCTGGCCGCCGCCCTGGGCGTGGACCACCGCACCGTGGCCATCGAGCCGGCCCACACCGCCCTGCTCGACATGCTGGCCCCGTCGTTCGCGGGCCGGGAGCCGGACCTGGCCGAGGAGAACCTGCAGAGCCGCATCCGGGGCCAGGTCCTGATGGCGCTGTCCAACAAGCTGGGGTGGCTCGTCCTCTCCACCGGCAACAAGAGCGAGGCCGCCGTCGGCTACGCCACCCTCTACGGCGACACCGTCGGGGGCTACGCGGTGATCAAGGACGTGCTCAAGACCCGGGTCTTCGCCCTGTGCCGGCGCCGCAACCAGCGGGCCGGGCACGACCTCATCCCCGAGAGCGTGCTGACCAAGGCGCCGTCGGCCGAGCTGCGCCCCGACCAGCGCGACGACCAGAGCCTGCCGGCGTACGAGGTGCTCGACCCGATCCTCCACGCGTACGTGGCCCTGGACCGCACCGCGGCCGAGATCGTGGCCGCCGGCCACGACCCGGAGGTGGTGGCCCGCGTGGCCCGGCTGGTCGACACGGCCGAGTACAAGCGTCGCCAGTCGCCCCCCGGCCCCCGGGTCACCGACAAGGCCTTCGGCAAGGACCGCCGCCTCCCCATCACCAACGGCTTCCGGGGCTGAGGGCGGTGGCCACCTTCGACGAGCTGTACGACACGTTGCGGTCCCGGGCCGCCGAGCGGCCCGAGGGCTCGGCCACCGTCGAGGCCCTCGACGCCGGCGTCCACGCCATGGGCAAGAAGGTGCTGGAGGAGGCCGGCGAGGTGTGGCTGGCCGCCGAGCACGAGGACGACGAGCACCTGGCGCTGGAGATCTCCCAGCTGCTCTACCGCCTCCAGGTGGTGATGGTGGCTCGGGGCCTCACCCCGGCCGACGTCTACCGCCACCTCTGACCCGGCCGTCCCCGGGGGGTCGCGCCCGGCCCCCGGTCGGCCGGCTGGGCGCCGGCCGACCGGCCGACCAGACTCCGGGGCGGCTCCGGCCACCCACCGCTCGACCCCTGCGACCCGAGGTCCCATGCTCACCGTCGCCCTGCCCAACAAGGGCGCGCTCTCCGAGGGCGTGACCACCATGCTGGCGGAGGCCGGCTACCGCAGCCGCCCCGACGGGCGCGACCTGACCGTCGTCGACCCCGGCAACGCGGTGCGGTTCTACTTCCTCCGCCCCCGGGACGTGGCCGTCTACGTCGGCTCGGGCGACGTAGACCTCGGCGTCACCGGCCGGGACCTGGCCCTCGACTCCGGGGCCCCGGTGCGGGAGGTGCTGAGCCTGGGCATCGGCGGGTCGCGGTTCCGCTACGCCGCCCCCCCGGGCCCGGGTGGGGCGCCGTGGACCATGGCCGACCTGGCCGGCCGGCGGATCGCCACCTCGTACGCCGGCCTGGTGTCCGCCGACCTGGCCGGCCGGGGCATCGAGGCCACCATCGTGCGGCTCGACGGCGCGGTGGAGATCTCCGTCGAGCTGGGTGTGGCCGACGCCGTGGCCGACGTGGTGGGCACGGGGCGCACGCTGGCCGCCCACGGCCTGGTCGCCTTCGGTGACGTGCTGTGCACCTCCGAGGCGGTGGCCGTCGAGCGCGACCCCGACCGGGCCGGCGGCCCCGCCCCCGGGCCCGAGGACGACGGGCGGGCCGGGGCCCGCCGCCAGCTCCTGCGCCGGTTGGAGGGCGTGGCCGTGGCCCAGCAGTACGTCATGGTCGACTACGACTGCCCTCGCCACCTGGTGGAGGAGGCCGTGGCCCTCACCCCGGGACTGGAGTCGCCCACCATCGCCCCGCTCCGCGACGAGGCCTGGGTGGCGGTCCGGGCCCTCGTGCCCAAGGGCGACATGAACCACGTCATCGACGCCCTGGCCGACCTGGGGGCGAAGGCCATCCTGGCCAGCGACCTGCGCAGCGCCCGGCTGTGAGCCCCTCCCGCGCCGGCCTGGGCACCGCTGCCCTGGCCCTGGCCGGGATCCTCTTCGGCAGCACCTTCCTGGTCGTGCAGCGGGCGGTCGAGGAGGCCGAGCCCACCCCGTTCCTGGGTGCCCGCTTCCTGATCGCGGCGGCGGTGCTGGCCCCCTTCGCCCTCCGTCGCCGCTCCTCGGGCCGGGCCGAGGTCCGCCTGGGGGTGGTGGCCGGGCTCTTCCTGTCCGGCGGCTACCTGCTGCAGACCTTCGGCCTGCGCTCCACCACCACCTCGACCTCGGCCTTCATCACCTACCTGCTGGTGGTGCTGGTGCCGGTGATGGTGGCGGGGCTGGAGCGGCGGCGGCCCGAGGGCCGGACCGTGGCCGGCGTGGGGCTGGCGGTGGCCGGCCTCTGCCTCCTCTCCGGCAGCGGCGGGGACCCCTTCGACTGGGGCGAGGTCCTGACCATCGGCTGCGCGGTGGGCTTCGCCGCCCACCTGGTGGCGGTGGGGCGGGGGGCCGAGCGGTTCGACCCCGTGCGCTTCACCTTCGTCCAGGTGCTGACCGTCGGGGTGACGTGCGCGGTGCCCGGCGCCCTGCTCGGCGGGTTCGCCATGGGCGCCGGGGCGTGGGGGGCGGCCGCCTTCACCGGGGTGTTCGCCACCGCCGTGGCCTTCTTCTGCATGGTCGCCGGCCAGCGGACCGTGCCCAGCTCCCGGGCCGCCCTGATCCTCCTGGTCGAGCCGGTGTCGGCCGGCCTCCTGGGGGCGGCCACCGGCGAGGACCTGGGGTGGCGGGGGCTGGGCGGGGTGGCCCTGATCCTGGGCGCCATCCTCCTGGTGGAGATCGTCCCGCTGCTCACCGGTGCGGTGGTCGACGACCCGGCGCTGGAGCCCACCGTCCACGGGTGACCGGCGGCGCTGGTCGCCCTACGCTGCGCGGCCATGGTTGCCGACCCCCCGCCGTCGTCCCCCGGCCCCCGTCCGGCGCCGGCTCCGGTGGGGGCGGTGGCCACCAGCGCGCACCTCGGCGCCTCGCTGTGGTGGTGCGAGGAGCTGTTCGCGGTCGTCGGGGCGTGGGTGCCGTCGGTGCCCGAGGCCCCCGCCCGGGCTCACCTGGCCGAGCTGTCGCGGGTGCTGGGCGAGGTGGCGGACCAGCTGGCCGCCCACCTGGCCCGGCCGTCGCCGATCGAGGCGCGGGCCTGGGTGGTCGCCCCGTCGGCGGCCGCGCCCCGGGTGGTGGAGGCCCTGGCTGCCCCCGAGGCCACCCTCGACCGGTTGGCCGGCGTGCACCGGGTGCTCGTCCCCCGGCTGCTGGTGGCCTGGGCCGCCCTGGTGGCGGAGCCGGGGGAAGGCACGGGCCGGGCCCTGGTCCGGGCCGTGCGCCGGGCCCGGGGCGACGTGGGCGAGCTCGGGGAGGAGGGCGAGGCGCTGGTGCAGGCGCATGTGGCAGTCGCTGACGATGGGGCCCGCCGCGCCGGCCACCACGTGGGGGTGGTGGAGGGGGCCCTGGTGGCCGCCGGAGGCCTGGTCCCCGTGGGTCCAGGCGCCCTGCCCTCACCCGCCGATCCCGTGTGACGGGTGACACGACGCGTGACATGCACCACGTCAGATGGCCCGAAACCTCATCTGACCACGTCAGGTGGCCGATGTGGACGGCAACGCGGGGGTGATCCCCGGGTGGGAAGGGTATTGACCGTCCCGGTATCGTGAACCAGAACCAAGTGGCCGGTGCTGTGCGCACGTCCCCCGCGTCAGGCCCGGAACGGATCCGGGCGCGGGCGCGTCGGAGGCGCACACCCACCGCCGTACGTCGTCTCGGCCCAACGGCCACAGCACTAGAGGAATGATCACCTTGGCCAAGGAGCGCGTCGAGCGCGATGAGGAGGACCTGGTCCGCCTCTACCTCACCGATATCGGGCAGTACCCGCTGCTCACGAAGGACGACGAGGTACGCCTGGCCCAGGCGATCGAAGCGGGTGCCGAAGCC is a window of Acidimicrobiales bacterium DNA encoding:
- a CDS encoding EamA family transporter → MSPSRAGLGTAALALAGILFGSTFLVVQRAVEEAEPTPFLGARFLIAAAVLAPFALRRRSSGRAEVRLGVVAGLFLSGGYLLQTFGLRSTTTSTSAFITYLLVVLVPVMVAGLERRRPEGRTVAGVGLAVAGLCLLSGSGGDPFDWGEVLTIGCAVGFAAHLVAVGRGAERFDPVRFTFVQVLTVGVTCAVPGALLGGFAMGAGAWGAAAFTGVFATAVAFFCMVAGQRTVPSSRAALILLVEPVSAGLLGAATGEDLGWRGLGGVALILGAILLVEIVPLLTGAVVDDPALEPTVHG
- a CDS encoding NAD+ synthase, with the protein product MARLRIAACQIDTRVGDLDGNVERILAAYREAVEAGADVAAFPELAVTGYPPEDLLLKPGFVAANVEALRAVAAQTTDCVAVVGFVEHARDLHNAAAVCAGGEVRGTYRKCELPNYAVFDELRYFARGREPEALYAVRGVPVGVSVCEDAWNPAGPIADQADSGAEIVVNINASPYAEGKLARRERMLATRAADASTALLYVNQVGGQDELVFDGGSMAFAPDGTLLARSPQFVEDVMVVDVEIGSVYRKRLLDPRGRPVDDQLPVVDVAPVPVVAGEPEPHPPVAAPTVAAPLHPDDEVWEALVAGTRAYVEKNGFTDVVIGLSGGIDSSIVAVIAADALGPERVHTVAMPSRYSSDHSVSDAEKLAAALGVDHRTVAIEPAHTALLDMLAPSFAGREPDLAEENLQSRIRGQVLMALSNKLGWLVLSTGNKSEAAVGYATLYGDTVGGYAVIKDVLKTRVFALCRRRNQRAGHDLIPESVLTKAPSAELRPDQRDDQSLPAYEVLDPILHAYVALDRTAAEIVAAGHDPEVVARVARLVDTAEYKRRQSPPGPRVTDKAFGKDRRLPITNGFRG
- the hisG gene encoding ATP phosphoribosyltransferase, whose protein sequence is MLTVALPNKGALSEGVTTMLAEAGYRSRPDGRDLTVVDPGNAVRFYFLRPRDVAVYVGSGDVDLGVTGRDLALDSGAPVREVLSLGIGGSRFRYAAPPGPGGAPWTMADLAGRRIATSYAGLVSADLAGRGIEATIVRLDGAVEISVELGVADAVADVVGTGRTLAAHGLVAFGDVLCTSEAVAVERDPDRAGGPAPGPEDDGRAGARRQLLRRLEGVAVAQQYVMVDYDCPRHLVEEAVALTPGLESPTIAPLRDEAWVAVRALVPKGDMNHVIDALADLGAKAILASDLRSARL
- a CDS encoding bifunctional [glutamine synthetase] adenylyltransferase/[glutamine synthetase]-adenylyl-L-tyrosine phosphorylase, which gives rise to MGASSLRDRVARSADPERARTVADRLREARPGDLERLLADDDLAEAVVAVAAGSRWLGRLVVTDPAALDVLAALDRRVPFAASDPGGLARWRHHEHLRLAARDLTGRDPVEATMAGVTAMAATVLEGALDQAGAGSLAVIGMGKAGGTELNYASDVDVVLVGPTGGPPEAEAARRFLDVAGAALRIDLDLRPEGRDGPLVRSLAGYRAHWERWAEPWERQALLKAQPLAGDPTLGQAFAAAAGQVLWDRPFDAEALHQVRALKARAEQAALARRGAAGEIKRSPGGIRDVEFAAQLLQLVHGPHDPALRVRGTLPALAGLAAGGYVADDDARWLAASYRFLRRVEHALQLDEDRRTHTVPTGRAERARVARVLGLADRPRTSALDELDRELGACRATVRAIHERVWFRPLLEAFTGVGAPLAPEAAATRLRAFGFADAERTRQAVTELTHGLTRSSRLMAQMLPLVLDWLSTSPDPDRGLLGLRQLAAADARSLAAAFRESPVTAHRVCTLAGTSPSLVRELARAPDALPTVGRAEALAALLAEDPGTRVARAMALRADGDGAGPAVLHRTVRREVLAVAAHDVLDDAPVAVVGRALATVARAAVEAAVALAAPEVPFAVLAAGRLAGGELGYASDLDLLFVHDGEGEAATAEASRVAEAVRRALVGTTPGERIYDVDLDLRPGGRSAPLARSRASVVAHLERWAEPWERLALSRARPLAGHHDLAARVLAEVEPALWRPLGPGDLRAIRRVKARAEAERIPAGEDPTFHLKLGPGALADVELTVALLLLRHGCREAGTAAGLDRLRADGLLDEDEAAALGTAHDFCERARNRWTLVAGRGHDALPTGAALTTLARSLDTTAPELRDRYRRLTRRARQVVERRFYEQPA
- a CDS encoding phosphoribosyl-ATP diphosphatase: MATFDELYDTLRSRAAERPEGSATVEALDAGVHAMGKKVLEEAGEVWLAAEHEDDEHLALEISQLLYRLQVVMVARGLTPADVYRHL
- a CDS encoding cation diffusion facilitator family transporter, which translates into the protein MSHDHGNGAAPTRAGSRHAGRLLASFALVAAFFVVEVVAGVATGSLALLSDAGHMLADVVGLGLALAAIHLASRHEGRRRHAAQRRHTFGLYRLEILAAFVNALLLFGVAGYVLVEAVRRLGDPPEVVGAPMLVVAVLGLAVNLVAFALLREGARESLNVEAAYVEVVADTLGSVGVIVAGVLLQVFGWTWADPVIGAAIGLWILPRTFRLGRRAVRVLLQSAPLGFDVAALERELGGVPGVVDVHDLHVWTLTSEMDAASAHLMTTPDADPHQVLDRARALLHDGYAIDHTTFQVEPDSHTGCTEVTW